From a single Marinobacter sp. SS13-12 genomic region:
- a CDS encoding DUF493 domain-containing protein — protein sequence MNEPKAPKIEFPCDYVIKVIGDSAPDFVEFVVEVVEQHAPGLSEKDVFVRDSSGGRFSSVNLTIVATGEPQLKALFEELKASGRVHMVL from the coding sequence ATGAATGAGCCGAAGGCACCCAAAATCGAGTTCCCCTGTGACTATGTGATCAAGGTCATCGGGGATTCCGCTCCGGACTTTGTGGAGTTTGTGGTGGAAGTCGTCGAGCAGCACGCACCAGGACTTTCCGAAAAGGATGTGTTTGTCAGAGACAGCAGCGGGGGGCGCTTCTCCTCGGTCAACCTGACCATCGTCGCTACGGGTGAGCCGCAGCTCAAAGCCTTGTTCGAAGAGCTCAAGGCCAGTGGCCGGGTCCATATGGTGCTGTGA
- the rlmH gene encoding 23S rRNA (pseudouridine(1915)-N(3))-methyltransferase RlmH — MRLRLVCVGQKMPEWVSQGFNEYARRMPPELSVELVEIPMAHRGKNPDIPRLMQKEADSILSAVGPRDHVVALEVGGRNWSTEKLASQLENWQQDGKDVSFLVGGPDGLADACRARADQLWSLSSLTLPHPLVRILLAEQLYRAWSVTRNHPYHRA; from the coding sequence ATGCGGTTACGTCTGGTCTGTGTAGGGCAGAAAATGCCCGAGTGGGTCAGCCAGGGCTTTAACGAGTATGCCCGCCGGATGCCGCCGGAACTGAGCGTTGAGCTGGTGGAGATACCGATGGCTCATCGTGGCAAAAATCCGGATATCCCGCGGTTGATGCAGAAAGAGGCGGATTCGATCCTGTCTGCTGTCGGCCCCCGCGACCACGTTGTTGCGCTGGAAGTGGGTGGTCGCAACTGGTCCACTGAAAAACTCGCCAGCCAGCTTGAAAACTGGCAGCAGGATGGCAAGGACGTCAGTTTCCTTGTCGGTGGCCCCGATGGTCTTGCCGACGCCTGCCGGGCCAGAGCTGATCAGTTATGGTCACTGTCATCTCTGACCTTGCCACATCCGCTGGTGCGCATCCTGCTAGCCGAGCAGCTCTACCGGGCCTGGTCCGTCACCCGTAATCACCCATACCATCGGGCCTAG
- a CDS encoding diguanylate cyclase codes for MPQTTSRTSDTQLSQFRVKGEIPVPMLIGWLTLAAIPILLLFAWRSLDRGLAGSATILIVFAALLSINGIVYLASHNSTLQRRGFITVITVLFTYLAVNAIEDGSAIIWLFAYPPIIFYISEARVGVIACAGGLAAVALLFSPLGDMAFNSPYSTSFRLTMLAVLGFEMSTCYVLDQSRRRSKLGLLKLAAEFEYAAKHDALTGLANRREAHEQLEAEYQRYLRNRRPFSVLLMDIDLFKSVNDKYGHHVGDQTIIMVARTLQDQCRKVDTLSRWGGEEYLVLLTETDTAEAVQTAHRIRQTIASTPVNADGQSINTTISIGVATIQGSESVDRLLQRADEALYRAKTLGRDQVRDSGGR; via the coding sequence ATGCCACAAACGACCAGCAGAACATCAGACACCCAGCTGTCGCAGTTCCGGGTAAAGGGCGAAATCCCGGTTCCCATGCTGATCGGCTGGCTGACACTGGCTGCCATCCCTATCCTTCTGTTGTTTGCCTGGCGCTCGCTGGATCGCGGTTTGGCAGGCTCTGCCACCATTCTGATCGTTTTTGCGGCCCTGCTCAGCATCAACGGTATTGTCTATCTCGCCAGCCATAACAGTACCCTTCAACGTCGTGGCTTCATTACTGTTATCACGGTGCTGTTTACCTACCTGGCTGTCAACGCGATAGAGGACGGCTCCGCCATTATATGGCTGTTTGCCTATCCGCCGATCATCTTTTACATCAGTGAGGCAAGAGTCGGCGTGATTGCCTGCGCGGGAGGCCTGGCAGCAGTAGCGCTTCTGTTCAGCCCGCTGGGAGACATGGCGTTCAATTCTCCCTACAGCACCAGCTTTCGCCTGACCATGCTGGCTGTTCTGGGCTTCGAAATGTCCACCTGCTATGTGCTGGATCAGAGCCGACGGCGGAGCAAACTGGGGCTACTCAAACTGGCAGCAGAATTCGAGTATGCGGCAAAACACGATGCACTGACCGGGCTGGCGAACAGGCGCGAGGCCCATGAGCAACTGGAGGCCGAGTACCAGCGCTATCTTCGCAACCGGCGCCCGTTTTCAGTCCTGCTGATGGACATCGATCTGTTCAAGTCCGTAAACGACAAATATGGTCATCATGTGGGCGATCAAACCATCATCATGGTCGCCCGTACGCTGCAGGATCAATGCAGGAAGGTGGATACGCTATCACGCTGGGGTGGCGAGGAATACCTCGTGCTCTTGACGGAAACGGATACCGCTGAAGCCGTCCAGACGGCCCATCGAATACGCCAGACGATTGCGTCAACACCGGTGAATGCCGATGGCCAGAGCATCAACACCACGATCAGTATTGGCGTGGCGACCATCCAGGGATCGGAGTCCGTTGACCGCCTGCTGCAACGGGCCGACGAGGCGCTGTATCGCGCCAAGACCCTGGGCCGCGATCAGGTGCGTGATTCCGGGGGGCGCTAA
- the rodA gene encoding rod shape-determining protein RodA, whose product MAAGSMFSESLRHPLSGPRGIWSFLHIDPVLMLLLLALIAGGLVVLYSGADQNMAVVKAQGVRMGVALVVMLVFAQLDPSVFRRWAPWLFAAGIAGLAAVLLVGVGAKGAQRWLAIPGLPRFQPSELMKLVVPMMAAWYLSRHYLPPRLRHVAVALLIALMPMAMIILQPDLGTSLLVGAAGIFVVFFAGISWRLIGAFFAMVSVAAPLMWFFVMRDYQKQRVLTLLDPQSDPLGAGWNIIQSKTAIGSGGMDGKGWLQGTQSHLEFLPESHTDFIVAVLAEEFGFVGMLTLLVLYLLIILRCLYIAATAQDSFSRLLAGALTMTFFIYVFVNVGMVSGLLPVVGVPLPLVSYGGTSSVTLMAAFGVLMSIQTHRRMISA is encoded by the coding sequence ATGGCGGCCGGAAGCATGTTCAGTGAGTCGTTGCGCCATCCACTCTCCGGTCCACGGGGCATCTGGTCTTTTTTGCACATAGATCCGGTGCTGATGTTGCTTTTGCTGGCGCTTATCGCCGGTGGGCTGGTGGTGCTCTACAGCGGGGCCGACCAGAATATGGCAGTGGTCAAGGCCCAGGGCGTTCGCATGGGCGTGGCGCTGGTGGTGATGCTGGTCTTTGCCCAGCTTGACCCTTCTGTCTTCAGGCGCTGGGCGCCCTGGCTGTTTGCCGCGGGAATTGCCGGCCTGGCTGCGGTGTTGCTGGTGGGGGTGGGCGCCAAGGGAGCGCAACGTTGGCTGGCGATACCGGGGTTACCCCGCTTCCAGCCCTCTGAGTTGATGAAACTGGTGGTGCCGATGATGGCGGCCTGGTATCTGTCGCGCCACTACCTGCCGCCGCGCCTTCGCCACGTGGCTGTAGCGCTTTTGATCGCCCTGATGCCCATGGCGATGATCATCCTGCAGCCGGACCTTGGTACCTCCCTGCTGGTCGGGGCTGCAGGCATCTTTGTGGTGTTCTTTGCGGGGATCAGCTGGCGATTGATCGGGGCCTTTTTTGCCATGGTTTCTGTGGCCGCGCCATTGATGTGGTTCTTCGTGATGCGGGATTATCAGAAACAGCGGGTGTTGACCCTGCTTGATCCTCAGAGCGACCCCCTTGGTGCCGGCTGGAATATCATTCAGTCGAAAACCGCGATCGGGTCCGGTGGCATGGACGGCAAGGGCTGGCTTCAGGGAACCCAGTCCCATCTGGAGTTTCTGCCGGAAAGCCATACGGATTTCATCGTTGCGGTTCTGGCGGAGGAGTTCGGTTTCGTCGGTATGCTGACGCTGCTGGTGCTCTACCTGCTGATAATCCTGCGCTGTCTATATATTGCGGCCACGGCTCAGGACTCTTTCAGCCGCCTGCTCGCCGGAGCGCTGACCATGACCTTTTTCATCTACGTGTTTGTCAATGTCGGGATGGTCAGCGGGCTGCTTCCGGTGGTTGGGGTTCCGTTGCCGCTTGTCAGCTATGGCGGAACCTCCAGTGTTACGCTTATGGCGGCCTTTGGAGTGCTTATGTCCATACAGACCCACAGGCGTATGATCAGTGCCTGA
- the rsfS gene encoding ribosome silencing factor, protein MQAEQLKELVVGALEDVKAQDVSIIDVRGRTSVTDYMVLASGTSNRHVKSLADSVLSEARDQGVRASNVEGANASDWILVDLGDVVVHVMMPATREFYDLERLWRDAPDLGAAGSE, encoded by the coding sequence ATGCAGGCTGAGCAACTGAAAGAACTGGTCGTGGGTGCGCTTGAGGACGTCAAGGCGCAGGACGTGAGCATTATTGATGTCAGGGGAAGAACCAGTGTCACGGATTACATGGTGCTGGCTTCCGGAACCTCTAACCGGCATGTGAAATCCCTGGCGGATTCGGTGTTGTCGGAAGCGAGGGATCAGGGGGTCAGAGCCAGTAATGTGGAAGGTGCCAACGCCAGCGACTGGATTCTGGTTGACCTGGGTGATGTGGTGGTTCACGTCATGATGCCGGCAACCCGTGAATTTTATGATCTTGAGCGCCTTTGGCGTGATGCTCCGGATCTGGGTGCTGCAGGTAGCGAATAG
- the nadD gene encoding nicotinate-nucleotide adenylyltransferase has translation MHVIYGGTFDPIHHGHLRLAVELRERLGVPEVSLMPCHVPPHREVPGATSEQRVALLELAIADEPGLTLDQRELGRGGASYTAETLRQVRAELGPDQPLTMVLGTDSFAGFDRWQEWQRIPELAHIVVVQRPGPGLEPGSAPARLLEERSVSGVEALYGAPCGHILELDPPLLDISATGIRDRILSGRSPRYLLPDSVWWEIRRQGLYGA, from the coding sequence ATGCATGTCATCTACGGCGGTACCTTCGACCCCATCCATCACGGCCACCTGCGCCTGGCAGTCGAGCTTCGGGAGCGGCTGGGCGTGCCCGAGGTGTCGCTGATGCCTTGTCACGTGCCTCCTCACCGGGAGGTTCCCGGCGCAACCAGCGAGCAACGGGTGGCGCTACTGGAACTGGCCATTGCCGATGAGCCCGGGCTGACGCTGGATCAACGGGAGCTGGGGCGCGGTGGCGCCTCCTATACGGCAGAAACCCTGCGCCAGGTCCGTGCGGAACTGGGTCCGGACCAGCCGCTGACGATGGTTCTGGGCACTGACTCCTTTGCCGGTTTTGACCGCTGGCAGGAATGGCAGCGCATTCCTGAGCTGGCGCACATTGTGGTGGTGCAACGACCGGGGCCCGGCCTGGAGCCGGGCAGCGCTCCGGCACGCCTGCTTGAGGAGCGCTCGGTCAGTGGGGTGGAGGCGCTCTATGGAGCCCCCTGTGGCCATATCCTGGAACTGGATCCGCCCTTGCTGGATATCTCGGCAACGGGCATTCGCGACCGGATTCTCTCGGGGCGCTCGCCCCGGTATCTCCTGCCTGACAGCGTATGGTGGGAAATTCGTCGCCAGGGACTCTACGGCGCGTGA
- a CDS encoding septal ring lytic transglycosylase RlpA family protein has protein sequence MTRTFLLVIAGALVLAGCASSPEPDHSSRYTLSQDRAPAGSFDASGLQDASPRYEEPRRAGNKSPYKVWGKEYWVRESNDGYVQRGTASWYGEKFHGHKTSNGEVFDMYEMSAAHKSLRIPGYARVTNLDNGRSVIVRVNDRGPFHGDRLIDLSYAAAKKLGYQGRGTARVEVAAITVKPDGSMTLAGRPFPDAGAPVDAERLADPGTGNEALFVQLGSFSQRNPAEALMDRARRAVANPMRVREIETASGRFHRVQVGPFRDEDEALRTQSLLENQGFGQSILLTDTH, from the coding sequence ATTACACGCACTTTCTTATTGGTTATCGCCGGAGCCCTGGTTCTGGCGGGATGTGCTTCATCACCGGAACCGGATCATTCCTCCAGGTACACCTTGTCTCAGGACAGGGCGCCAGCTGGCAGTTTTGACGCATCCGGCTTGCAGGATGCGAGCCCCCGCTATGAAGAACCCCGTCGGGCCGGTAACAAGTCCCCCTACAAGGTCTGGGGCAAGGAATACTGGGTCCGGGAGAGCAATGACGGCTATGTCCAGCGGGGCACGGCCAGTTGGTATGGCGAGAAATTCCATGGCCATAAAACCTCCAACGGAGAGGTTTTTGACATGTATGAGATGTCCGCTGCCCACAAGAGCCTCAGGATTCCGGGATACGCCCGCGTAACCAACCTTGATAACGGCCGTTCAGTGATCGTGAGGGTGAATGATCGCGGCCCTTTCCATGGTGATCGCCTGATCGATCTTTCCTACGCTGCCGCCAAGAAACTGGGCTACCAGGGCAGGGGCACCGCCAGGGTAGAGGTGGCAGCTATCACGGTGAAACCGGATGGCTCGATGACACTCGCTGGCAGGCCCTTCCCTGATGCAGGGGCGCCGGTTGATGCCGAGCGCCTGGCTGACCCGGGAACCGGCAACGAGGCTTTGTTCGTGCAGCTCGGTTCGTTCAGCCAGCGTAATCCTGCCGAGGCTCTTATGGATCGCGCCCGGCGGGCTGTTGCAAACCCCATGCGGGTCAGGGAAATAGAAACGGCCTCAGGCCGCTTCCACCGGGTTCAGGTAGGGCCGTTCAGGGATGAAGATGAGGCGCTTAGAACCCAGAGTCTGCTTGAAAACCAAGGATTCGGTCAGTCAATATTGCTGACCGATACACACTGA
- the mrdA gene encoding penicillin-binding protein 2 has protein sequence MPWGEFKDTAAERRLFQRRTVVMLLLVFVLLSLLIARMYQLQVVEHDIYTTLSDKNRVQVQSVAPPRGLVYDRNDVLLAENRPVFSVTLVPERVGDMEQTLAKLQGMLSISDEDMERFHRRLLEPRRPFQELPLRYDLNEQEIARLAVHRHELPGVEVSAELVRYYPHSELTAHALGYVGRINRQELQRIDPVNYAGTNYIGKSGVERFYEQLLHGRVGYQHVETNARGRTLRVLERENPVPGEDIRLHMDLRLQQLAHELLDGRRGAIIAIEPSTGGILALASVPGFDANLFVTGIGVEAYRELSKSVDKPLFNRALRGQYPPGSTLKPMLAVAALDSGAVTRDKTIWDPGYFRLTPGGRPWRDWKRGGHGWVDLTAAVAESCDIYFYEAAVAMGVDTMHQYLSEFGFGEDATLDVAGALSGLLPSRDWKRAVHSEPWYPGDSVNLGIGQGYMLATPLQLATATSVLANRGNWSEPRLLKDIKGDRSIDEVLPTGNHQSIELENPDDWEYVVEAMAEVMHGSKGTARGAAKGAPYRMAGKTGTAQVFSLAEDEEYDEEEIRERLRDHALFVGFAPVDDPQIAVSVIVENGGSGSGTAAPVARAMFDAWLLGFPEEGEALVVGSSEGDSH, from the coding sequence ATGCCCTGGGGCGAATTCAAAGACACTGCAGCCGAACGGCGCCTTTTCCAGCGGCGCACCGTGGTGATGTTGTTACTGGTGTTCGTATTGCTGAGCCTGCTCATTGCCAGGATGTATCAGTTGCAGGTTGTTGAACACGACATCTACACCACGCTCTCCGACAAAAACCGTGTCCAGGTGCAATCCGTAGCTCCGCCCAGGGGGCTGGTCTACGACCGTAACGATGTGCTGCTGGCCGAAAATCGCCCGGTTTTCAGCGTCACGCTGGTGCCCGAGCGCGTCGGCGACATGGAACAGACCCTCGCCAAACTTCAGGGTATGCTCAGCATTTCCGACGAGGATATGGAGCGCTTCCACCGGCGGCTCCTCGAGCCCCGCCGTCCGTTCCAGGAACTCCCCCTGCGTTATGATCTCAACGAGCAGGAAATTGCGCGCCTGGCGGTCCATCGCCATGAATTGCCCGGTGTCGAGGTGTCCGCCGAGCTGGTGCGTTACTACCCCCACAGTGAGCTGACCGCCCATGCCCTCGGCTACGTGGGCCGGATCAATCGGCAGGAGCTGCAGCGTATTGATCCGGTTAACTATGCGGGTACCAACTATATCGGCAAGTCCGGTGTGGAGCGATTCTACGAACAGCTTCTGCACGGGCGTGTCGGCTACCAGCATGTGGAGACCAACGCGCGGGGCCGGACTCTGCGCGTGCTTGAGCGGGAGAATCCCGTACCCGGCGAGGACATCCGGCTGCACATGGATTTACGGCTCCAGCAGCTGGCACATGAACTGCTGGATGGCCGGCGTGGCGCCATTATTGCGATTGAGCCCTCCACCGGGGGAATTCTGGCCCTTGCGAGTGTTCCCGGTTTCGACGCCAACCTGTTTGTAACCGGCATTGGTGTTGAGGCCTATCGTGAGCTCAGCAAGAGTGTCGATAAACCCCTCTTCAACCGGGCCCTGCGTGGCCAATACCCTCCGGGCTCGACACTCAAGCCCATGCTCGCAGTTGCGGCTCTCGACAGCGGTGCTGTAACCCGGGACAAGACCATATGGGACCCCGGATACTTCCGGCTGACTCCTGGCGGGCGTCCCTGGCGAGACTGGAAGCGGGGTGGTCACGGCTGGGTTGATCTCACGGCGGCGGTGGCTGAATCCTGCGACATCTATTTTTACGAAGCAGCCGTGGCCATGGGCGTTGACACCATGCATCAATACCTCTCGGAGTTCGGGTTCGGCGAAGATGCGACCCTGGATGTTGCCGGGGCCTTGAGTGGGCTGTTGCCATCCAGGGACTGGAAGCGTGCCGTTCACAGTGAGCCCTGGTATCCGGGTGACTCGGTAAACCTCGGCATCGGGCAGGGGTACATGTTGGCAACACCATTACAGCTGGCAACCGCGACCTCGGTTCTCGCCAACCGTGGAAATTGGTCCGAGCCGAGATTGCTGAAAGATATCAAGGGCGACCGATCGATTGATGAGGTGCTGCCCACCGGCAATCACCAGTCCATCGAGCTTGAGAACCCTGACGATTGGGAGTATGTCGTGGAAGCCATGGCGGAAGTGATGCACGGCAGCAAAGGCACCGCTCGCGGTGCGGCGAAGGGTGCGCCCTATCGCATGGCTGGCAAAACCGGCACTGCCCAGGTGTTCAGTCTGGCTGAAGACGAAGAGTACGACGAGGAAGAGATTCGGGAGCGTTTGCGGGATCACGCCCTGTTCGTGGGTTTTGCGCCAGTGGATGACCCGCAGATTGCAGTTTCCGTGATCGTGGAAAATGGCGGCAGTGGCAGCGGTACTGCGGCACCCGTGGCGCGGGCAATGTTTGACGCCTGGCTGTTGGGCTTTCCCGAAGAAGGAGAGGCGCTGGTTGTGGGTTCATCAGAGGGGGATTCCCACTGA
- a CDS encoding D-alanyl-D-alanine carboxypeptidase family protein, with product MVINNVFRACTAVLMLALLTAMPAAAQSVLIPSPPQIGASSYILMDPLSGRIIMEENSHERLPPASLTKMMTAYILERELDEGRIAMSDMVPISVNAWRTEGSRTFVQEGTQVSVEDLLKGVIIQSGNDASVALAEFVAGSEDAFVDIMNQQAQILGMNESSFANATGLPSQDHFSTAYDLALLAKAIINDYPENYPLYAQKHFTFNNIRQPNRNSLLWRDDSVDGLKTGHTEEAGYCLVASAKRNDTRMIAVVMGTDSTAARAQEVQKMLNYGFRYYQTERLFRNGQELLEAKVWGGESDSLSVGLMKDVHVTIPRGSRDSLESTVEMDSVIKAPVSKGDELGRVTVKLDDEVLVDQPVLALSDVPEGGFFKRIWDAIKLFFMQLFD from the coding sequence ATGGTAATAAACAACGTATTCCGCGCCTGTACCGCTGTTCTCATGTTGGCCCTGCTGACAGCAATGCCTGCTGCGGCACAGTCTGTGCTGATCCCGTCGCCGCCTCAGATCGGTGCTAGCTCCTACATTCTGATGGACCCGCTGTCCGGGCGGATCATCATGGAGGAAAACAGCCATGAGCGTCTGCCTCCTGCGAGCCTGACCAAGATGATGACTGCCTATATCCTTGAGCGGGAGCTGGATGAGGGGCGTATCGCCATGTCCGACATGGTACCCATCAGCGTCAACGCCTGGCGCACCGAAGGTTCGCGCACCTTTGTGCAGGAGGGAACCCAGGTGTCTGTGGAGGATCTGCTGAAGGGCGTCATTATCCAGTCGGGTAACGACGCCTCCGTTGCCCTGGCGGAGTTCGTTGCCGGTAGCGAGGATGCCTTCGTTGATATCATGAACCAGCAGGCGCAGATTCTGGGGATGAATGAGTCCAGTTTTGCTAACGCCACCGGGTTACCGTCCCAGGATCATTTCTCGACCGCCTACGATCTCGCCCTGCTGGCCAAGGCGATCATTAATGATTACCCGGAAAATTATCCGCTGTACGCGCAAAAGCACTTTACCTTCAATAATATACGCCAGCCTAACCGCAACAGCCTGTTGTGGCGTGATGACAGTGTCGACGGTCTGAAAACAGGCCATACAGAAGAGGCGGGATACTGTCTGGTGGCGTCAGCCAAGCGAAACGATACCCGCATGATTGCGGTGGTTATGGGCACCGACAGCACAGCCGCCCGCGCTCAGGAAGTCCAGAAAATGCTCAATTATGGCTTCCGTTATTACCAGACAGAGCGCCTGTTCCGTAATGGCCAGGAGCTGCTAGAAGCAAAGGTCTGGGGTGGCGAGAGTGACAGCCTGTCGGTGGGTCTCATGAAGGACGTTCACGTGACCATTCCCCGGGGCTCCCGTGATTCCCTGGAGTCCACGGTAGAAATGGATTCCGTGATCAAGGCGCCTGTGTCTAAAGGGGACGAGCTGGGACGGGTGACGGTGAAGCTGGACGACGAAGTGTTGGTTGACCAGCCGGTGCTTGCCCTCAGTGATGTGCCCGAAGGTGGATTCTTCAAGCGCATATGGGACGCCATCAAGTTATTCTTTATGCAATTGTTCGACTAA
- the mltB gene encoding lytic murein transglycosylase B, translated as MKAVINRARNALVVVVVLVMPALASAQYDKTPEGQAFIREMAERYGFEASRVKALLATAERKDSILESISRPAEKTLEWHQYRKIFIRPERIDQGVEFLSQYRDAFERAEDEYGVPASVIAAIIGVETWYGTYKGNHRVLDALATLAFDYPPRSRFFRSELVQYLLMTREQGFDPEALTGSYAGAMGYGQFISSSYRHYAIDFDGDGVADILNNPVDAIGSVANYFRAHHWKQGAPVAEPMHNSLPEGSPMLTGELRPTLTVNDYRQAGLSPEADVAADAKARAIRLAGADGPELWLTYHNFYVITRYNHSHLYAMAVFQLANALSEQASQPEKQNGVNNNS; from the coding sequence ATGAAAGCAGTCATTAACAGGGCGCGTAACGCACTTGTGGTGGTCGTTGTTTTGGTCATGCCGGCGCTGGCATCGGCGCAGTACGACAAAACACCTGAGGGCCAGGCTTTTATTCGCGAGATGGCGGAGCGTTACGGCTTCGAGGCGAGCCGGGTCAAAGCGTTACTGGCAACCGCCGAACGCAAGGATTCGATACTGGAGTCCATCAGCCGGCCAGCTGAAAAAACACTGGAATGGCACCAGTACCGCAAGATTTTTATCCGTCCGGAAAGAATTGATCAGGGCGTGGAATTTCTCAGTCAGTATCGGGACGCATTCGAACGGGCTGAAGATGAATACGGGGTGCCGGCATCGGTCATTGCCGCGATCATTGGTGTGGAAACCTGGTATGGCACGTACAAGGGCAACCACAGGGTGCTGGATGCATTGGCCACCCTGGCATTCGATTACCCCCCGCGGAGTCGTTTTTTTCGCAGTGAACTGGTGCAGTATCTGCTGATGACCCGCGAGCAGGGTTTTGATCCGGAAGCTCTTACCGGCTCCTATGCCGGGGCAATGGGGTATGGTCAGTTTATCTCCAGCAGCTACCGTCACTACGCTATTGATTTCGACGGCGATGGCGTAGCCGATATCCTGAACAACCCGGTTGACGCGATCGGCAGTGTGGCCAATTATTTTCGCGCCCATCACTGGAAGCAGGGAGCGCCGGTGGCGGAGCCTATGCACAACAGCCTGCCGGAAGGTTCACCAATGCTGACAGGGGAACTGAGGCCGACCCTCACAGTCAATGACTATCGGCAGGCCGGGTTGTCGCCCGAAGCCGATGTGGCTGCTGATGCAAAAGCCAGGGCAATCCGCCTTGCTGGTGCCGATGGCCCTGAGCTGTGGCTGACATACCATAACTTTTATGTGATAACCCGCTACAATCACAGTCATCTCTACGCCATGGCTGTATTCCAGCTGGCCAATGCACTGAGCGAACAGGCCAGTCAGCCAGAAAAACAGAACGGGGTGAATAATAACTCGTGA
- the lipB gene encoding lipoyl(octanoyl) transferase LipB, with amino-acid sequence MDELIVRTLGEQPYLETWEAMKAFTADRDASTPDEIWLLEHPPVYTQGQAGKAEHILAPGDIPVVQVDRGGQVTYHGPGQLVVYLMIDLTRHKLGVRALVDVIERSIVQTLATFGISASPRPDAPGVYVDGAKIASLGLRVKRGCSFHGLALNVSMDMEPFRRINPCGYAGMSMCQIRDFAPGVDISDITTILSGELAASLGHGRIRRIP; translated from the coding sequence ATGGACGAATTGATTGTTCGTACACTGGGAGAACAGCCTTATCTGGAAACCTGGGAGGCGATGAAAGCCTTTACCGCTGACAGGGATGCTTCAACGCCGGATGAAATCTGGCTGTTGGAGCACCCACCGGTGTACACCCAGGGCCAGGCAGGAAAGGCCGAGCATATTCTGGCACCGGGCGACATACCGGTCGTTCAGGTAGACCGGGGCGGGCAGGTGACTTATCACGGGCCCGGGCAACTGGTGGTTTACCTGATGATTGACCTGACCAGGCACAAGCTCGGCGTGCGGGCGCTGGTGGATGTGATCGAGCGATCGATTGTCCAGACCCTCGCCACGTTCGGGATTTCCGCCTCACCGCGGCCTGATGCTCCAGGTGTTTACGTTGATGGGGCCAAGATTGCCTCTCTTGGCTTGCGAGTGAAGCGGGGATGCTCCTTCCATGGTCTGGCACTGAATGTGTCCATGGATATGGAGCCATTTCGTCGTATCAATCCTTGTGGTTACGCTGGCATGTCTATGTGTCAGATCCGTGACTTTGCTCCGGGCGTGGACATCAGCGATATCACAACCATTCTGTCTGGCGAACTTGCCGCCAGTCTGGGCCACGGCAGAATTCGCCGTATTCCTTAG